A DNA window from Panthera tigris isolate Pti1 chromosome X, P.tigris_Pti1_mat1.1, whole genome shotgun sequence contains the following coding sequences:
- the WDR45 gene encoding WD repeat domain phosphoinositide-interacting protein 4 isoform X2 gives MPCPYLWSACYKPVLIWDDAREGKDSKDKLVLEFTFTKPVLAVRMRHDKIVIVLRNRIYVYSFPDNPRKLFEFDTRDNPKGLCDLCPSLEKQLLVFPGHKCGSLQLVDLASTKPGTSSAPFTINAHQSEVACVSLNQPGTVVASASQKGTLIRLFDTQSKEKLVELRRGTDPATLYCINFSHDSSFLCASSDKGTVHIFALKDTRLNRRSALARVGKVGPMIGQYVDSQWSLASFTVPAESACICAFGRNTSKNVNSVIAICVDGTFHKYVFTPDGNCNREAFDVYLDICDDDDF, from the exons ATGCCATGTCCTTACCTATGGAGCGCTTGCTATAAGCCTG TGCTGATCTGGGACGATGCCCGGGAGGGCAAGGACTCCAAGGACAAGCTGGTGCTGGAGTTCACCTTCACCAAGCCAGTGCTGGCTGTGCGCATGCGCCATGACAA AATTGTGATCGTGCTGAGGAACCGCATCTACGTGTATTCCTTTCCCGACAACCCCCGAAAGCTGTTCGAGTTTGATACCCGGGACAACCCCAAGG GGCTCTGTGACCTCTGCCCCAGCCTGGAGAAGCAACTGCTGGTGTTCCCAGGACACAAGTGTGGGAGTCTGCAACTTGTG GACCTGGCAAGCACAAAGCCTGGCACTTCATCTGCTCCATTTACGATCAATGCACATCAGAGTGAAGTGGCCTGTGTGTctctgaaccagccaggcactgtAGTGGCCTCGGCCTCTCAGAAAGGCACCCTTATTCGCCTCTTTGACACGCAATCCAAGGAGAAACTGGTGGAATTGCGCCGAGGCACTGACCCTGCCACTCTCTACTG CATCAACTTCAGCCATGACTCCTCCTTCCTCTGCGCTTCCAGTGATAAGGGCACGGTCCATATCTTTGCTCTCAAAGATACCCGCCTCAACCGTCGCTCCGC GCTGGCTCGTGTGGGCAAGGTGGGGCCTATGATTGGGCAGTACGTGGACTCTCAGTGGAGCCTGGCGAGCTTCACCGTGcctgccgagtcagcctgcatcTGCGCCTTCGGTCGCAATACTTCCAAGAACGTCAACTCTGTCATTG CTATCTGCGTAGATGGGACCTTCCACAAATATGTCTTCACTCCTGATGGAAACTGCAACAGAGAGGCTTTCGATGTGTACCTCGACATCTGTGACGACGATGACTTTTAA
- the WDR45 gene encoding WD repeat domain phosphoinositide-interacting protein 4 isoform X1 yields the protein MTQQPLRGVTSLRFNQDQSCFCCAMETGVRIYNVEPLMEKGHLDHEQVGSMGLVEMLHRSNLLALVGGGSSPKFSEISVLIWDDAREGKDSKDKLVLEFTFTKPVLAVRMRHDKIVIVLRNRIYVYSFPDNPRKLFEFDTRDNPKGLCDLCPSLEKQLLVFPGHKCGSLQLVDLASTKPGTSSAPFTINAHQSEVACVSLNQPGTVVASASQKGTLIRLFDTQSKEKLVELRRGTDPATLYCINFSHDSSFLCASSDKGTVHIFALKDTRLNRRSALARVGKVGPMIGQYVDSQWSLASFTVPAESACICAFGRNTSKNVNSVIAICVDGTFHKYVFTPDGNCNREAFDVYLDICDDDDF from the exons ATGACTCAGCAGCCACTTCGAGGAGTGACCAGTCTGCGTTTCAACCAAGACCAAA gctgcttTTGCTGCGCCATGGAGACAGGTGTGCGCATCTACAATGTGGAGCCATTGATggagaaggggcatctgg ACCATGAGCAGGTGGGCAGCATGGGCCTGGTGGAAATGCTGCACCGCTCCAACCTGCTGGCCCTGGTGGGTGGTGGTAGCAGCCCCAAGTTCTCAGAGATCTCAG TGCTGATCTGGGACGATGCCCGGGAGGGCAAGGACTCCAAGGACAAGCTGGTGCTGGAGTTCACCTTCACCAAGCCAGTGCTGGCTGTGCGCATGCGCCATGACAA AATTGTGATCGTGCTGAGGAACCGCATCTACGTGTATTCCTTTCCCGACAACCCCCGAAAGCTGTTCGAGTTTGATACCCGGGACAACCCCAAGG GGCTCTGTGACCTCTGCCCCAGCCTGGAGAAGCAACTGCTGGTGTTCCCAGGACACAAGTGTGGGAGTCTGCAACTTGTG GACCTGGCAAGCACAAAGCCTGGCACTTCATCTGCTCCATTTACGATCAATGCACATCAGAGTGAAGTGGCCTGTGTGTctctgaaccagccaggcactgtAGTGGCCTCGGCCTCTCAGAAAGGCACCCTTATTCGCCTCTTTGACACGCAATCCAAGGAGAAACTGGTGGAATTGCGCCGAGGCACTGACCCTGCCACTCTCTACTG CATCAACTTCAGCCATGACTCCTCCTTCCTCTGCGCTTCCAGTGATAAGGGCACGGTCCATATCTTTGCTCTCAAAGATACCCGCCTCAACCGTCGCTCCGC GCTGGCTCGTGTGGGCAAGGTGGGGCCTATGATTGGGCAGTACGTGGACTCTCAGTGGAGCCTGGCGAGCTTCACCGTGcctgccgagtcagcctgcatcTGCGCCTTCGGTCGCAATACTTCCAAGAACGTCAACTCTGTCATTG CTATCTGCGTAGATGGGACCTTCCACAAATATGTCTTCACTCCTGATGGAAACTGCAACAGAGAGGCTTTCGATGTGTACCTCGACATCTGTGACGACGATGACTTTTAA